A region of the Primulina eburnea isolate SZY01 chromosome 7, ASM2296580v1, whole genome shotgun sequence genome:
AGCCTTGACTTCATATTTTTAGGCcttgttgttgttattattattattattattattattattattattattatttggtaCCCTTTATTTTCTCAGATTCTGAGTTTCTAAACTCATGCAGAATTCGATGGAGTTGGTTTTGTATGATCAAATGTGAACCAATAATTCAAATAGCCTAATTTTAATACAATTAGAAACAAATTGATTAAACGAAATCCGCATCGCATGATAATTCgatgagtttttttttaaataaactaATACCGAGCTAGATGATTGTGAacgataaattaattaataaactaaGTCATTTTAtaataccaaaaaaaaaaaaattagcgacggtttgttaaaaGGTAAGGGTTAAACGACGGTTTGAAAGTCCGACACAGAAGTGCGCGTCGCCTTCtcaaagcgacggtttttgaacaCACGTCgcttaatagcgacggtttatttaaagaagaccgtcgctatttagTGACGGTTCAACAACACCGTCGTTAAAAAAAGCGACGGTTATTTGAACACGGTCGCTATAAAAGGTCAatgataattattattatttgtataCAATTAGAGTATTTGTATACAATTGCAGGTCAATTAGAGTATTTTAGGTTTAATTCTTAATGGAAGTTGAATTAGCATGTCAGTTGACAGTTGTATAGTTAAAAACTATATTTCTTGAAGATTTCAGTAAATAACCCACACACAATTAGTTCAttcttgtgtgtgtgtgtgtgtatcgtTAATAGGTAAAAATTTTACTGCAATTGTATAATTCTAAGTCTCTACCATTACTGCATGTGCAAACAAATAAATCAGTGCATTAAAGTGTGTCCACTTCGCATTTACTGAGAGCACGTCTGCATTAAGGGAAGGGTGTAAGCGCACTTCACGCAAGACACACATACCTATTCCAGTAAAATGCGATTTTAAATTGCGGCATTCATTAATTGTTACATGTGCTACCTTAACATATAGACTATTCCGTCGTGTCCAATACTTACTGGATTATTTCGTTCATATTATTATAGTGTCGTGAATATGTATGCGATCGAGTATGTATGCTATTTTATACGTACAAATAAACACAACTTTTCATCTTTTTTGATTTATAATATGATCCATGCACTATTTAAATTTACTCATTTTTCTAACGAAtctcatatattaattttaatttgttactaattatcttcttcttttttatgTTTTCTCTTATTTCAGAAACATCTATGATGTTACCCTCAAAATAATCTTTTGATACCTCACGGTTATACATTACcatattttggcacatcttatTTATCTCATCTGAAAATAAGTTATAGAGaagaaaaagcaaaagtgaataATTATATGTGTTAGATGTGTCATGATCGGTTACATTAAATCTTGATAGTTAGTTTATATAAATTTAGACAATTCTCCTCTTGAACTGGCTTTTGGATGGAGTTAAATCAAGTCCATGATTTTAACATGATATCAGAGCTCATGTGTTGGTTGTGCATGCCTTATTGGTCACCTGCTAATGTCTTGTGAACCTCACATTCTGCTTGTTTATTTTCTGGGCGTGAGGAAGTGTGTCAGATGTCTCACATCGACTAAATTAAGTTTTTAGAAGTTGTATATATAAATTTGTACAATCATCTCTCTAGAGCTAGTTTTTGGAGTACCAGATGTTTCACATTGATTGAATTAAGTTATTTGGAGTTTTACGTATGAATTTGGACAATTCTCCTCCAAGAGATAGGTTTTGGGGAGTTAATCTCAAGTATATCatcttaaaaaatataaaaaaaaatctagcacAAAGTTTATGTCATTTTTTGTGATATTCTTGTCCTATATTGGTTGACAATGAAagtttaaaatgtttttatgagtTTACAATAGACTTTTATAGCAACTTGAGTTAACTATTTTCGTAAAGTGATAACGGATACGAAGTAGTTTCTATAAGGGTTTCATTATTGCGATCGCACATGCTTGGGCCCAGGGCATGAaaatttttattgactctaTGAATTTGATACTGACTTGAGCGTATGAGTTATTTCTTCTTCATACGAGTCAACATTTTCAGTATTTACAAtctataaattatttatattcgACCTAATGTTAATGTCTAACGTACTTAATTATACTATTATTAATTATCATGCtttgaattttataataaaaatataaatattgaaattaaTGCAATGAATCATACTACACATGACCTTTACCAAATTTATAATGTCATAACTCATAAGATCAGTCTAATCAATTTTTTGAGACGAATTTCCGACCCGACTCTTCTCAAGTATTATTGTTCAatgcaaataaaaaaattattatgtcAAAAGTACTGATTTTCATTGCAGATACAAAATCGCCTGATAAAAGACTTACTAAGTTAACAgaattaataattataaaaatggcACTTGATCATATCACCGGTCACCACGAAAATTGTAATAAAATCAGTGTTAATCTATTTTATATATAGTTAtgttatatatatgatttattatgtaATAGCAGACATtagaatataatatattttaaaaattgagaTTATATATTCATTAAGTTTGATGAAAGAAAGAGTAAAAGCAAATTATTGGATCGATCGAGCTGGTCTTTATATTCCTTGCACGATACAAATGTTTAAATAGGTCTACAGGTAGCTTGCCAAATGTTTACACACTAGTCTACGGTAATCAGAATTTATCCAAACCCAGCAAATAGgggtaaaaaaacaaaaaaaggtGGAAGGGAATGGCGAGAAATGAGATTGATTAAAACCCAAAAAACCACCATTTTGGTTGCAGACAAAATGGAAGGAAAGGAAGAAGCAAACGCCATGAAAAAGGCAAACGTGACATAATATTGGAAATTATTCAATAAATATCACCAAAAGTACAACCACCCAACCCCCCCAACTTTCTTCCCTTTCATTCTTGAAGATCCCGCCATGATTGAACTCCAGTTTCACTGAGTACTGTTGATGGGATTATTAAATCTTACCTAATTAAATTCActgttaaaattaaaatgatgaaataggAGTAGGAGTTTAACTACTACCATATCCAGCATTCGATCATGGGTCTACTCAGAACTGAGAGACGTTTGATGGGATCGTGCTTTTTGTCCCTTTTCCATGATACTTCATTGTCCATCACCACTGCATAATATAAACCTTTTTGACTCCAAAATCTATTCACTAATTACGATTACAttccataaaaatattaaatcatGTTGTTAGTACTTGTACATGAAAACATTCGACCATCGAGATTATTTATGTTGGAATAAATGAGTAATTCTGGCGAGAAATTGATGAACTTAAAATTTATGCAACACATGCATGCTCCATTGTTAGAGTTTGGAGCTTTTGTTAATGTCGGGATAAGAGCGATTACTCTCCTTGATCAATTGATTTAAAATGTATAGGGAATCGCGATTAGCAAATTAATTACATGTTCGTGTCCAATGCGGTGACCTCTTTCTTGCGGAGGAATATTTACGACCTTCAAACTTCGCTTGACGCCAAACAATGCTCTTTCCATGGAGTCAAACGGTGCCATTAATATATTCGTCATCTAGAAAAGAAAACCAacattaaattaattttgaaaatcaatgtaaggaaataaatattaaaagataATTAATTGAGAGATCTTGTTCATACTGTGTTTCAAAGatgaaacatatatatatctggAGGTggttggatatatatatatccaaaagaTGCATGAATCCcacgtaatattttttttagatttgagataaattattgacttaaattaaattaattaaaatattttaatcctaaaaattaaaatgtgtatgCTGCATGTTTAGTGTTTACCGTGTGATATATCTATGTATACAAACCCAACATAAATTATATACTGTATTATATTAAATTCTTTCTATGTCTATTTTAAGGAAACACaataaattttgtgagacggtatcacaagtcaattttatgagacaaatCTCTAACTCAGTCAACTAATTAAAAAGTGTAAGCCtcttgtgatacggtctcacgaatttttatctgtgagccTAGTctaccctaccgatattcacagtaaaaaataatactctcagtataaaaaattaatattttttaatggatgattcaaataagatatctgtctcacaaaatacgaccgtgagaccgtctcacacaagtttttgttaattaaaaaatattaatttttatattaaaaatattacttttcatgatAATTATAGATcggattgatccgtctcaaaTATATAGTTTAATAAAATCGTCCAAAAAACAAGTATTTAATATGTATAACATGTCAAAAGATATCTGTGATGATTTGAGGTATGATGGACTTATactaaaaacaaacaaattcTCCAGTATATCTTTTGTTTTCGgtgaaagaattttttttttaaaaaaaaagtgacTTTTTCATCATTCGTATTTTCATTTGACAAACAACAAACTAGGATGTTACATTGAATAAAAAAtgtacattatatattaatacaTAAGGTTAATTGATCTAAAAACTAATTTGAATAATAACTCATATTATGTACAATCAAAATTAGCTAGCTATTACTAttatattttcttaattaaaaatTAGTTGTCACAATTCATTTATTGATCAATTAAGGATAACCATAAAATTGGAAAATTTATTCCATTTATCATTAaacttatataaaaaaaaaagtcaaattATGTTGTCTATCCACTGTGTGGATGCAACGTATCATATTATTACATCATTGACCGCCTGATCACCAACAAATGTATGTTTTTCCTACAGACTGGACTACTTTAGAAAAGGAAATGAATACTGGAAAATCTTTCATCGAACACaaatttatctgatttgatttgaatttaattcaatCAATTTTTAAGACGGATTATAAATCAATTTTGGTACGTATATGCgataaatttatataatattgaaaaaaaacatgcattatattGTAGCTGTATCGTGCGTGGATGAAAGATACGTCATTCAttcattaattcaaatcaataaaataaaagaaagaaaagcTCAGAAAGTGTTGACGACAGCAAATCCATACAGCACTTGCTTCCCAAACCCCTATGTGCCCTTTCTTGACTTTCAAACACTCTTTTCTTTAATTCTTGCAACCACCTCTTCGAATTACAGtaatctatataaatataaaataaaatattttatatatatacgtaATCCCATGTCCACCATCCATTTCTTCTTCTCCTCTACCATTAATACTATTCTTCTGTTGAACAAAAACCCTCCGATCCTCACAAGCCCGcataataaacaataatcatttttgaagaaaattaatttttttctctctttgaGTGTGTGTGTCTGTGCCGTTCAGACGTTCTGGGGCACCATCCCACCCTCGTGCATTAAGGACTCCATCTGTCCACTCTGATGAAGATTCTAATATAAGCCCCGGCATATGTTTCTTTCAATGTTCTCTTTGCTTCACGTCCGTGGGAATTTTGTTGTACTCTGTTTAACAAACGCGTGTTCTAATTTTTAatgcatatatatatttgtgagcAAGGGTATGGGCCTGTACTATCTTCCTCGctttatatttaatttctttTCTGTTTTGGTTTGCGATTTTGCAGGCGATTCTTGTCCTGGGTTTTGGCCTTTTTTTAATTCCATCTTAATTAATTATCATTAGTTTtctaattataataaacctTAATTCACCATAAACTTAGTACTGTTACTGTTTTAGTTATTTCATTTCACCCTTTTATATATGACTTGACTATTTATTGCTGATGGACTCATATATAACAGGAGTAGGTGATGTGAAAAAGGCTATAAAGAGAAGATTCAGTCAGTGAAAGCCGAGCAAGAACTAAGAGATTTGTGATTTGTTTCTCTCTTCGGGTTGGCTgcttttcaaaatttctttcaGCTTTATTTACAGCTTTAAGCTGATAGCATCAAAGCCCCGATAATGGCATCGTCGAACAGACATTGGCCTAGCATGTTTAAGTCAAAACCCTGCAACACAACTCATCTCCAATGGCAGCAGCATGACTTGACTGCTGGTTACCACAGAACGCCATATACACCAGgtacatatatattttcatgttactggtattttataattttatttaatggtTTTCCCAATGATATCTTTTATCATGGCATTATTGTTTCATTTCCTTGAGAAAAACGAAAGGAAAAGgagttcaaaattttgaaactaaTGATAATGGGCTTTTTATCAAATAGTTCCTGGATGTGAAGAAAGAACTCAAGAGCCAAAACCAAGATGGAACCCTAGACCAGAGCAAATTCGCATACTTGAAGCTATATTTAATTCAGGGATGGTGAATCCTCCAAGGGATGAGATAAGGAAGATTAGGGCGCAATTGCAAGAATATGGCCAAGTTGGAGATGCCAATGTTTTTTACTGGTTCCAGAACAGGAAATCAAGAAGCAAACACAAGCAACGCCAACTCAGTAACATCACCAAATCCCAGCCTCAAACCACCGCCCCTCCGCCTCCCATCTCCAACGTTATCACCACCACTGTCACGGTTCCaacatcttcatcatcttcttctGATAAAACTTCTCCGAATAGCTCAGCAGAAAATGTTCTCTCTGTTGGCTCTACTCCTGTGATCGATTTGCTTAGTTCTCCAACTGCTTCGGTGAACCAACCTTTTTTACAAGCTCCTAGAGAGCTCTTGAGCGAACAATTCTTCTTTCCTGTACAACAAAACAATGGAGGATCAACTGCAGCTCCTGGTTTAACTCAAGGGTTTTGCTTTCCAGATTTATCCACTGTTATAGATCAGGGTATCGGGAATTGCCAAAGTTTCCCTCTTAGTGAACTCATGCTGATGaataattctgttttaaagaAAGCTGAGGATGACAAGATTAGACTGCAACAGGAGATTAATCACACCATAGCTACCGCATCACATAATACTGTTCCCGCTATTTTCACTTCATCTCTCGGTATTACATCCCCCACCGATTGTGTTCTTCAAGGTATCTGAATATCATTTccgttttttttttctcatggaattttattttatattaataactACGTGATAGCCCGTACAGTCGAATATTTTTCCTCTACATGTAAAAAATATCCAATAAACATGAACATCGCACGTAAGAAGAtggtttaatttcttgaatgagAATCAACAAGCCGCCTGCCGATATTCTGGTTTATATTTCCGCATGTGTGAGTAAACTCACCTAATTTAATTAGTGACAACTGATGATATCGTTCACTGTGTCGTCTCTCTTTATGGCATTCGATACGTTTTTTTTATTGATGGACATCTATGTCATATTTGGGAAGAGACAATGATACATTTGTCTTTGTCCCTAATTGTTGCTCGCTGTCCCTTCACGTGTCTGCATGATTTGACTTTATTCAATCCCTCGTTTTAATCTCTATACCCTATATGACGACGACCCTCTTACGACGCTAAAGGTCGGAGAGAGCATGCAACGAGTTAAATCTAATAATTTCCATAACTTTATATTTCCAAAATAAGTAAAAGTTTAAACGAGTCGGGGGGCAGTATTTAACTCGATAGTGGCCGACCGCCTGATGTGATCTATGGTGTAGGCGTAATGGTCCCGACAAAATCAACAGTTTTCATCAACGACGTGTGCTTGGAAGTGGGATCGGGGCCGTTTAACGTGAGAGAGGCATTTGGTAATGATGCAGTGCTTGTACAGTCATCGGGGCAGCCAGTGATCACTAATGAGTGGGGAGTTACTGTGCAGCCCCTCCACCATGGAGAATTTTACTATCTGCTTCGCGCATTCACGCCTGATGAGCACAAGACCATTCATTTGGTAATAATAACAACATCAATTCTTctatttcatttcatttttaaAGGGATGTGTTATGATTTGTTTCTTGACAATTATTATACAGATTTAATTTGGGGAAATTGCTGAAGCTGGAGAAGAGATCGCGTTAGCTGCATGGCTCTATATGCAACGCGGTTTAGTAGTTTCTTTTGGTATTAATCAggattttatatcaaaaatagtATCAGTATAACGTTTGATTATCATGCAGTACTGTCTTGGTTTGTGCGTCTGTCACTTGGGATGATGATAAATGTAGTGGACTTATGTATTTGTACTACATTTCGTTTCAAATTATATTTGTAGTGGACATCCGAAAGCCTCCTTTATAATTAAGTAGTGGTTGCAGATGGTAAGAGCAGCTGGGATCTGATTTTATAATATCAGCAAATGTGTTTAAAAAGATATTtgaagaaaattaaattattgtttTACAAAAATGCATGCATATCTGGctcaattattttattcagaATTTAGTTATTCTTACAATGAACTTAGTATCTCTCTTTTTCGGcctgaattaatttattaaagatGCATGCATCctgtaaaattttattttgtcaaTTTAAAGATTAAGCAGAAAGGAGGTTCGCAAGGCCTCAACAACTGTATAAGGAGAAATATAACTAAATATAAGTTTTTAATACCTCATAGCAATTTTAACTTATCAAAAATTTGATTTATGTATGTGTTATAaatattgataaaataataaaagaataaataCGGGGGAAATAAGCAAAAAATTATGAGACATGTctaaagttatatatatatatatatatatagtaaaacCTTACCATGTCGGATAACTTGCTGATTAGCATAaggtcaaaataataaaaccgGTAGCATAAATATAATGTTGATGctgtattttatttcttttataagTTTAGAACATAATATG
Encoded here:
- the LOC140836021 gene encoding WUSCHEL-related homeobox 9, translated to MASSNRHWPSMFKSKPCNTTHLQWQQHDLTAGYHRTPYTPVPGCEERTQEPKPRWNPRPEQIRILEAIFNSGMVNPPRDEIRKIRAQLQEYGQVGDANVFYWFQNRKSRSKHKQRQLSNITKSQPQTTAPPPPISNVITTTVTVPTSSSSSSDKTSPNSSAENVLSVGSTPVIDLLSSPTASVNQPFLQAPRELLSEQFFFPVQQNNGGSTAAPGLTQGFCFPDLSTVIDQGIGNCQSFPLSELMLMNNSVLKKAEDDKIRLQQEINHTIATASHNTVPAIFTSSLGITSPTDCVLQGVMVPTKSTVFINDVCLEVGSGPFNVREAFGNDAVLVQSSGQPVITNEWGVTVQPLHHGEFYYLLRAFTPDEHKTIHLI